In Montipora capricornis isolate CH-2021 chromosome 4, ASM3666992v2, whole genome shotgun sequence, a single genomic region encodes these proteins:
- the LOC138044392 gene encoding dapdiamide synthesis protein DdaC-like yields the protein MLASSLLFTRTSFSQGTRNILCCIVQSRSFASQIVESDSYFTSLQPEDIALQFKHQLAGRKYLPGSQGKGFPAFLESARKGLPYALKVDSTDQVSVEKWGQLCRDQLNKALPEYNAVLFRNLPLFEAKDFAKFASSLGYKPTAYEGGTGNRYLVEGETEVYFSTSDPPDFNIELHNEMACSPVHPKKVIFFCLTEPNEEWGGVTPLVRNSDVFAQLDRAVVKKLEEKQIRYTRYLQDEKHKPYASWQQSFMTNDLKKVEKYLERENFSYEWEKVTGNLLYWYTLPPLATHPITGRKIWFTQPNVHHNTYYKESPMFQGVNLPDHMYPTHTLYGDGSEIEPEVIEHIRATGWQNAVGFSWRKRDVLVLDNLAVQHGRLSFRGDRVILAYLTAE from the exons ATGTTGGCGTCTAGTCTATTGTTTACACGAACTTCATTCAGCCAAGGAACCCGAAATATTCTGTGTTGCATCGTCCAATCACGATCCTTTGCTTCACAAATTGTCGAAAGTGATTCATACTTTACTTCATTACAACCTGAAGATATCGCACTTCAATTCAAACATCAACTGGCAGGGAGAAAATACCTGCCTGGTTCCCAAGGCAAGGGATTCCCAGCGTTCCTTGAGTCCGCTCGTAAGGGACTTCCATACGCCCTGAAGGTTGACTCAACTGATCAAGTGAGCGTTGAGAAGTGGGGACAGCTTTGCCGTGATCAGCTAAACAAGGCACTCCCGGAATATAACGCTGTCCTGTTTCGTAATCTACCGTTATTTGAGGCAAAGGATTTTGCCAAGTTCGCATCCAGTCTTGGATACAAGCCAACCGCCTACGAAGGAGGAACCGGAAATAGGTACCTGGTGGAAGGAGAAACAGAAGTTTACTTTTCGACCAGTGACCCCCCGGATTTTAACATTGAGTTGCACAATGAAATGGCGTGTTCACCTGTTCACCCGAAAAAG gtcattttcttttgtttgactGAACCAAACGAAGAATGGGGTGGAGTGACTCCACTTGTCAGAAACAGTGACGTATTCGCCCAACTTGATCGCGCAGTTGTCAAGAAACTGGAGGAAAAACAGATCCGCTACACGCGATATTTACAGGATGAAAAACACAAACCTTACGCATCGTGGCAGCAGTCCTTTATGACCAATGATCTAAAG AAAGTGGAAAAATACCtagaaagagaaaatttcagttaCGAGTGGGAAAAGGTTACCGGAAATCTGCTCTATTGGTACACACTTCCGCCGCTGGCTACTCATCCAATCACAGGCCGTAAAATTTGGTTTACGCAACCTAACGTGCATCATAACACGTACTATAAGGAGTCACCTATGTTTCAGGGTGTCAACCTGCCTGATCATATGTACCCAACTCACACGCTTTACGGTGACGGAAGTGAGATAGAACCGGAAGTCATCGAGCACATACGGGCAACTGGTTGGCAAAATGCTGTGGGATTTTCATGGAGGAAGCGAGATGTTCTTGTACTTGACAATTTGGCCGTTCAACATGGCAGACTCAGTTTTCGCGGAGACCGGGTGATTTTGGCTTACTTAACTGCTGAATAA